One genomic window of Parabacteroides pacaensis includes the following:
- a CDS encoding alpha-galactosidase, with product MKRKLLYLILILIACPRLGIGQAVTLMGKQPVDAGRWITTHFAKGTLPPFSFEYGGKPSQEFIRNWIYSAEPLESNDPGELKYRYTYRDPAGSLRVECEVKGFTASHAVEWVLRFTNTGTANTPEIANVCVSDMVLRYDQPGKFNLHYAKGSSASKADFAPQLKVLDSGENLYMQPHGGRSSDAAFPFFNIESPCKQGVVVGIGWTGTWFSDVRCTDGQSVCLKTGIERLKAYLYPQETIRTSSVCLLFWQGDDRMAGHNEFRRFILAHHTRKIDGKPTRYPFCKGFNYGDPAPCNEYTCLTADYAIALVKRYKQFKLLPEVFWLDAGWYDQAADVANHKNWANTVGNWTVDSIRFPEGLKPVADEIHKVGSKFMVWFEPERVYYGSAWATEHPEWMLERPGADACLVNLGNPEARQWMSKYIGDFMEANGIDYYRQDFNIEPAGFWEANDEPGRQGICEIKYIEGLYAFWDYLLERFPYALIDNCASGGRRLDLETTSRSAPLWRTDYSYGEPDGYQCHTYGLNFYLPMHGTGVWGVDKYTCRSSLSSAVTFNWKVTQPGVSIYDMRDRQAEFEELRPYFLEDYYPLSGTDNTTGDDTWLAYQLYRKSDQSGYIVAFRRKNCPDKDYTVKLSGLEPDKTYLLIHKDTGDSIKMSGKELSEGLLLTLDEPRSSLIIRYQGNLSAPVHKLSVGEKTGVEVQALGAEFDPHFLSQNVTRNDGAKEKDWKNIIEKRVKEMGIHRFRVMVLPQWYEPENDNDDPEMINWDKFTFDSPEMQSLYRELDLAQQQNIEVTLTLWGAPIRHFLAGKNGGNWVVAPADNQEWSENFSALVQYLIKKKGYTCIKEITPVNEPDWSFLVNGKRASTAKYIEMCKALDRRFKKDGIRDQVRFSLSDNSDGGSGTHKYLAACTRELPQVADVFNSHTYIFGYETPNSTILDWERQNYELSRSAGKPHFVGEFGGNQCVGATRQKDINLYERGVLMARITVNLLNAGASGVSYWSLIDQYYGKNDSYEGMQQLGLWKYVKNAYAQDTSYTDMKCDYEVRPQYFAYSLLTRFIRPGAEVYPISTPEEFYAGTAIKNKDGKWVYVFANATGTEKKIGLSNPYVQGNSSYKVYKYTQDALPKGDKQISPEKRPLKVENEVFYTLPANSVILLKEE from the coding sequence ATGAAAAGAAAGCTATTGTATCTTATCTTGATCCTCATCGCCTGTCCCAGACTAGGCATAGGGCAAGCCGTTACCCTGATGGGAAAACAACCGGTAGATGCCGGACGTTGGATCACCACGCATTTTGCCAAAGGAACCCTTCCCCCTTTTTCGTTTGAATACGGAGGAAAACCCTCCCAAGAATTTATCCGCAATTGGATCTATTCGGCGGAACCGCTGGAAAGTAATGACCCCGGCGAACTCAAGTACCGCTACACCTACCGCGATCCCGCCGGAAGTCTCCGGGTAGAGTGCGAGGTGAAAGGATTTACCGCCTCGCATGCGGTGGAATGGGTACTCCGTTTTACCAACACCGGGACAGCCAATACCCCCGAAATAGCGAATGTCTGCGTTTCCGACATGGTTCTCCGGTACGACCAGCCGGGCAAGTTCAACCTTCATTATGCTAAGGGGAGCTCTGCCTCCAAGGCAGACTTTGCCCCCCAGTTGAAAGTACTGGATTCCGGGGAAAACCTGTACATGCAGCCTCACGGCGGGCGTTCGTCGGATGCCGCTTTTCCGTTCTTCAACATAGAATCACCCTGCAAGCAAGGCGTGGTAGTCGGTATCGGGTGGACGGGAACCTGGTTTTCCGATGTCCGTTGTACCGACGGGCAAAGCGTCTGCCTGAAAACCGGTATCGAACGCCTCAAAGCTTACTTATATCCTCAGGAAACCATCCGTACCTCAAGTGTTTGCCTGCTGTTCTGGCAAGGTGACGACCGCATGGCGGGGCACAATGAATTCCGCCGTTTCATCCTGGCCCACCATACCCGTAAAATCGACGGAAAGCCTACCCGTTATCCCTTCTGCAAAGGATTCAACTACGGCGACCCGGCTCCTTGCAACGAATATACCTGCCTTACTGCCGACTATGCTATCGCACTTGTGAAAAGGTACAAGCAATTCAAACTCTTGCCCGAAGTCTTTTGGCTGGATGCCGGCTGGTACGACCAGGCTGCCGATGTAGCGAACCACAAGAATTGGGCCAATACGGTAGGAAACTGGACTGTAGACTCGATCCGTTTCCCGGAGGGATTAAAGCCGGTTGCCGACGAAATCCATAAAGTAGGCTCCAAGTTCATGGTTTGGTTCGAACCGGAAAGGGTCTATTACGGCTCGGCATGGGCTACCGAACATCCGGAATGGATGCTGGAACGACCCGGAGCGGACGCTTGCCTGGTCAACTTGGGAAATCCGGAGGCACGCCAATGGATGAGTAAATATATAGGCGACTTTATGGAGGCGAACGGCATTGATTATTACCGCCAGGACTTCAACATCGAGCCTGCCGGCTTTTGGGAGGCAAACGACGAACCGGGACGGCAAGGAATCTGTGAAATCAAATACATCGAAGGCTTGTATGCTTTCTGGGATTACCTGCTGGAACGTTTCCCCTATGCGTTAATAGACAATTGCGCCAGTGGCGGACGCCGTCTCGACCTGGAAACTACCTCCCGCAGTGCCCCTCTGTGGAGGACGGACTACAGTTACGGCGAACCGGACGGTTACCAGTGCCATACCTACGGGCTGAATTTCTATTTGCCGATGCACGGAACCGGCGTGTGGGGCGTTGACAAATATACATGCCGTTCCAGCTTGAGTTCTGCCGTGACGTTCAACTGGAAAGTAACCCAGCCGGGTGTTTCTATCTATGACATGCGCGACCGGCAGGCGGAGTTTGAAGAGCTGCGCCCTTACTTCCTGGAAGATTATTATCCTTTGAGCGGGACAGATAATACTACCGGCGACGATACGTGGCTGGCTTATCAGTTGTACCGCAAGTCGGACCAGAGCGGATATATCGTTGCCTTCCGCCGGAAGAACTGTCCGGATAAAGACTATACGGTAAAGCTGTCGGGACTGGAACCGGATAAAACCTACCTTCTTATCCACAAAGATACCGGCGATTCGATAAAAATGAGCGGCAAAGAACTTTCGGAAGGACTTTTGCTGACGCTGGATGAACCGCGAAGCAGCCTCATCATCCGCTACCAGGGTAACCTGTCCGCCCCCGTGCATAAACTCTCCGTAGGAGAAAAAACAGGCGTGGAAGTCCAGGCGTTGGGAGCGGAGTTCGATCCGCATTTCCTCTCGCAAAATGTGACACGTAACGACGGAGCCAAAGAAAAAGACTGGAAGAACATCATCGAGAAACGGGTCAAGGAAATGGGAATCCACCGTTTCCGTGTCATGGTACTGCCGCAATGGTACGAGCCGGAAAACGACAACGACGATCCGGAGATGATAAATTGGGACAAGTTCACCTTCGATTCCCCCGAAATGCAATCGCTTTACCGGGAGTTGGATTTGGCCCAACAACAAAACATAGAAGTTACTTTAACCCTGTGGGGTGCGCCTATCCGTCATTTCCTGGCAGGAAAAAACGGTGGGAACTGGGTGGTAGCTCCTGCCGACAATCAGGAATGGAGCGAAAACTTTTCCGCCCTGGTTCAATACCTGATAAAGAAGAAAGGGTATACGTGTATCAAAGAGATCACTCCGGTGAATGAGCCGGACTGGTCGTTCCTGGTCAACGGGAAAAGAGCTTCTACCGCAAAATATATCGAAATGTGCAAAGCCCTGGATCGTCGGTTTAAGAAAGACGGTATCCGGGATCAGGTACGTTTCAGCTTGTCCGATAATTCCGACGGAGGGTCGGGGACCCATAAATACCTGGCTGCTTGTACGCGGGAACTTCCCCAAGTAGCGGATGTGTTTAACTCCCATACTTACATCTTCGGGTACGAAACGCCCAATTCTACCATATTGGATTGGGAAAGGCAGAACTACGAACTGTCACGTTCTGCCGGCAAACCTCATTTCGTAGGCGAATTCGGCGGAAACCAATGTGTGGGAGCTACCCGGCAGAAAGACATCAACTTGTACGAACGCGGCGTGTTGATGGCACGAATTACCGTTAACCTGTTGAATGCCGGGGCAAGCGGGGTCAGCTACTGGAGCCTGATAGACCAGTATTACGGCAAGAACGACAGTTACGAAGGAATGCAGCAATTGGGCTTGTGGAAATATGTCAAGAATGCCTATGCACAAGATACGAGCTATACGGATATGAAATGCGACTATGAAGTCCGTCCCCAATACTTTGCTTACTCCTTGCTGACCCGTTTTATCCGTCCCGGAGCCGAAGTGTATCCGATCTCGACCCCCGAAGAGTTTTATGCCGGTACGGCTATTAAAAACAAAGACGGGAAGTGGGTGTATGTCTTTGCCAATGCAACGGGCACGGAAAAAAAGATCGGGCTTAGCAACCCGTATGTCCAAGGCAACAGCAGCTATAAAGTTTACAAGTACACGCAAGATGCCCTGCCGAAAGGGGACAAACAAATCTCTCCGGAGAAACGGCCCTTGAAAGTAGAAAATGAAGTATTCTATACCTTACCGGCCAATTCGGTAATCCTCCTGAAAGAAGAATAA
- a CDS encoding mechanosensitive ion channel family protein, protein MKNDTDKFADGLLRWIKDLLTSLGINPHAVEQLDGVIYLLLILTIAFFIGKAVHGILVYFVNKIRKYRNVTILDILIERKVIRKIARLIPPLIIISLLPFAFENDPRFLNIAQKITWIYFIIVFLIAINTMLSAVGETVIHKNQALRDRPMKGVIQIVQVFFIFMAAIVIISVLVNKSPTNLLTGLGAFAALLLLIFRDSILGFVAGVLLAENDMIHIGDWIEMPSNGVNGIVMDITLNTVKVQNFDNTIVTIPPYSLISGSFTNWRGMVESGGRRIMRSYTIETGTIQECTPEFLEEMKKFDILQDYITRKQQEQAEGKVVNTDNPNGLVNGTIETNLGLFRAYMTLYLQKHPFINRDLLLMVRTLPPNDNGIPLQIYCFSANKNWPSYESIQSEIMEHFVAVLPEFGLYAFQNASSRDDINSAIIEGEGNITERISQISGVPWHTLRSVSQGTSKNTAASDAPASSDTQDEKPAASPASSSRNEGTTASQDKGPATSQDKRPATSQNDPKSPT, encoded by the coding sequence ATGAAGAATGACACGGATAAATTTGCCGACGGGTTATTGAGATGGATTAAAGATCTCCTTACCTCCCTCGGCATCAATCCTCATGCGGTAGAACAGTTAGACGGAGTAATTTATCTCCTGCTGATATTAACCATCGCATTTTTCATAGGGAAAGCTGTGCATGGAATACTGGTTTACTTTGTTAATAAAATTCGCAAATATAGGAACGTCACCATACTGGATATCCTGATTGAACGGAAAGTAATCCGGAAAATAGCCCGCCTGATCCCTCCCCTTATCATCATCAGCCTTTTGCCGTTTGCTTTTGAAAACGATCCCCGATTCCTGAATATCGCACAGAAGATTACGTGGATTTATTTTATCATCGTTTTTTTGATTGCCATCAACACGATGCTGTCGGCTGTAGGTGAGACTGTAATTCATAAAAACCAGGCTTTACGCGACCGTCCGATGAAGGGGGTGATACAGATCGTACAGGTATTTTTTATCTTTATGGCTGCTATCGTCATCATATCGGTTCTGGTAAACAAGTCGCCAACCAACCTTCTTACAGGCCTGGGTGCTTTTGCCGCATTGCTTTTGCTGATCTTCCGGGATAGTATCCTGGGGTTTGTTGCGGGGGTATTACTGGCCGAAAATGACATGATTCATATCGGCGACTGGATAGAGATGCCTTCGAACGGCGTGAACGGTATTGTGATGGATATTACGTTGAATACGGTTAAAGTGCAGAATTTCGACAATACGATTGTAACCATTCCTCCTTATTCCTTGATTTCCGGTTCGTTTACTAACTGGCGGGGGATGGTTGAATCGGGAGGACGGCGCATTATGCGTTCTTATACGATCGAGACTGGCACGATCCAGGAGTGTACACCGGAATTTTTGGAAGAAATGAAGAAATTCGATATCTTGCAAGATTATATCACCCGGAAACAGCAAGAACAGGCGGAAGGGAAAGTGGTGAATACGGATAACCCCAACGGGTTGGTAAACGGCACGATTGAGACTAATTTGGGACTATTCCGTGCTTATATGACTTTGTACTTGCAAAAGCATCCGTTTATTAACCGCGATCTTTTGTTGATGGTTCGTACGTTGCCTCCTAACGATAATGGGATTCCTTTACAAATTTATTGCTTTTCCGCAAATAAGAACTGGCCGAGTTATGAGTCTATCCAATCTGAAATTATGGAGCATTTTGTAGCTGTGTTGCCGGAATTCGGGTTGTATGCTTTCCAGAATGCTTCTTCACGTGACGATATAAATAGTGCTATTATCGAAGGGGAAGGAAATATTACCGAACGGATTAGCCAGATTAGCGGAGTGCCTTGGCATACGCTTCGTTCGGTTTCGCAGGGTACATCTAAAAATACGGCTGCATCCGACGCGCCTGCCTCTTCCGACACACAAGATGAAAAGCCGGCAGCAAGTCCGGCTTCTTCTTCCCGGAACGAAGGAACAACTGCTTCCCAGGATAAAGGGCCGGCTACTTCCCAAGATAAAAGGCCGGCTACTTCCCAGAATGATCCTAAAAGCCCTACGTAA
- a CDS encoding glycoside hydrolase family 2 TIM barrel-domain containing protein: MKKVIVYILFLTLAFPLWASHQPQFSTAGFFRLKDTGREVYSMNPAWRFHKGNLPETADATAKDFNDKDWQVVSLPHGIEYLPTEASGCMNYQGEVWYRKHFTPASSLNGKKLFLHFEAIMGKCKVWANGKMLAEHFGGYLPVIADLTEVIDWNGDNVITVWADNSNDPSYPPGKAQDVLDFTYFGGIYRDCWLIAHNPVHITDPNYENEIAGGGLFVAYDNVSDTSARVILKLQVRNEGKKAFSGLVDFEISEPDGNRVALLSEKLQVKAGKTATVGDKVVVKNPHLWSPESPYLYNLDVYIRDREGKVVDGYRRRIGIRSIEFKGAEGFWLNGKPYDKPLIGANRHQDYAVVGNAVANSAHWRDAKKLRDAGVKVIRNAHCPQDPAFMDACDELGLFVIDNTPGWQFWNDAPVFAQRVYSDIRNLVRRDRNHPSLWLWEPILNETWYPADFAKNTNDIVHAEYPYPYCYAGCDNGARGKEVFPVLFTHPATGDDDWAIKQPDPSKTYFTREWGDNVDDWNSHNSPSRVNRAWGEVPMLVQARHYADPPYKYTSYQALYQTGRQHVGGCLWHSFDHQRGYHPDPFYGGLMDVFRQPKYAYYMFMAQREPQPSDLIAETGPMVYIAHEMTPFSPNDVTVYSNCDEVKLTVFKNGKSYLYKKEKTASGMPSPVITFKDAYHFMDDKALSGKNKQNEVYMLAEGMMDGKVVATHKVAPARRPSRIILRIDNQGTELKANGSDFVTVVASVADKDGNVKRLNNYYIRFDIEGEGRILGGSNVMANPRPVLWGEAPILVQSTTRPGKIKIKARVLFEGSQMPLSGEIEWSSQADDIPLVYDEEELSALGQVQTESISLPSKSKAEKEIERLQKELNAFKLKEVEQQQTDFGEKR, encoded by the coding sequence ATGAAAAAAGTAATCGTTTATATTCTCTTTTTAACGCTCGCGTTTCCCCTTTGGGCGAGCCATCAGCCGCAATTCTCCACCGCAGGGTTCTTCCGGTTGAAAGACACGGGGCGCGAAGTGTATTCCATGAACCCCGCCTGGCGTTTTCACAAAGGAAATCTCCCGGAAACGGCGGATGCGACGGCAAAAGATTTCAACGACAAAGACTGGCAGGTTGTTTCCTTGCCTCATGGCATCGAATATCTTCCTACCGAGGCAAGCGGGTGCATGAATTACCAGGGAGAAGTCTGGTACCGGAAACATTTTACGCCGGCTTCTTCTTTGAATGGGAAAAAGCTATTCTTGCACTTCGAGGCAATCATGGGGAAATGCAAAGTCTGGGCAAATGGAAAAATGCTGGCCGAGCATTTCGGAGGGTATCTGCCGGTCATAGCCGACCTGACAGAGGTGATAGACTGGAACGGCGATAATGTAATTACCGTCTGGGCCGATAACAGCAACGATCCCTCCTACCCTCCGGGGAAAGCACAGGATGTATTGGATTTTACTTACTTCGGAGGTATTTACCGGGATTGCTGGCTAATAGCCCATAACCCCGTTCATATTACCGATCCGAACTACGAGAACGAAATTGCCGGAGGAGGCTTATTCGTTGCGTATGATAACGTGAGCGATACCAGTGCCAGGGTGATCTTAAAATTGCAAGTACGCAATGAAGGAAAGAAAGCATTTTCCGGATTAGTGGATTTTGAAATATCAGAGCCCGATGGCAACCGGGTAGCTCTTCTTTCCGAGAAATTACAAGTAAAAGCAGGTAAGACTGCCACGGTTGGCGATAAGGTGGTGGTGAAAAATCCTCATCTCTGGAGTCCGGAATCGCCCTATCTTTACAATCTGGACGTGTATATCCGGGATAGGGAAGGGAAGGTAGTAGACGGATACCGCCGGCGTATCGGTATCCGCAGCATCGAATTCAAAGGAGCGGAAGGGTTCTGGCTAAACGGCAAACCTTATGACAAGCCTTTGATCGGGGCTAACCGCCATCAAGATTATGCCGTGGTAGGAAATGCGGTTGCCAACAGTGCCCACTGGCGGGATGCGAAGAAGCTACGGGATGCCGGAGTGAAAGTGATCCGGAATGCCCACTGCCCGCAAGACCCCGCTTTTATGGATGCTTGCGATGAATTGGGGCTTTTCGTGATCGACAATACACCCGGTTGGCAGTTTTGGAACGATGCTCCCGTTTTCGCCCAGCGGGTTTATTCCGATATCCGGAACCTGGTACGCCGCGACCGGAACCATCCTTCCCTGTGGTTATGGGAGCCTATCTTGAACGAGACTTGGTATCCGGCGGACTTTGCCAAGAATACAAATGATATTGTCCATGCGGAATATCCTTATCCATATTGCTATGCGGGTTGCGATAACGGAGCACGGGGGAAAGAGGTTTTCCCGGTATTGTTTACCCATCCGGCTACCGGCGACGATGATTGGGCTATCAAACAACCGGATCCTTCAAAAACCTATTTCACGCGGGAATGGGGGGATAATGTAGACGATTGGAACTCCCATAACTCGCCGAGCCGGGTAAACCGGGCTTGGGGAGAAGTCCCGATGTTGGTACAAGCCCGGCATTATGCCGATCCTCCTTATAAGTACACCAGTTATCAGGCGCTTTACCAGACCGGGCGCCAACATGTAGGCGGGTGTTTGTGGCATTCGTTCGACCATCAGCGGGGGTATCATCCGGACCCGTTCTACGGCGGACTTATGGACGTTTTCCGCCAGCCTAAGTATGCTTATTATATGTTTATGGCGCAACGGGAACCCCAGCCTTCCGACTTGATTGCGGAAACAGGGCCGATGGTGTATATTGCGCATGAAATGACTCCGTTTTCGCCTAACGATGTAACGGTTTACTCTAATTGCGACGAGGTCAAGCTAACGGTTTTCAAGAACGGCAAGTCGTATCTTTATAAGAAAGAAAAGACTGCTTCAGGGATGCCTTCTCCGGTCATCACCTTCAAAGATGCCTATCATTTTATGGACGATAAGGCTTTGTCGGGGAAAAACAAACAAAACGAAGTGTATATGCTGGCCGAAGGAATGATGGACGGTAAAGTGGTTGCCACTCATAAAGTAGCACCTGCACGCCGGCCTTCCAGAATTATTCTGCGCATAGATAACCAGGGAACGGAGCTAAAAGCCAATGGTTCGGACTTTGTCACCGTTGTCGCTTCCGTCGCTGATAAAGACGGGAATGTGAAACGCCTCAATAATTATTATATCCGGTTTGATATCGAAGGAGAAGGCCGTATCCTGGGAGGTTCCAATGTAATGGCTAATCCCCGTCCCGTACTGTGGGGAGAAGCTCCGATTTTGGTTCAATCGACCACTCGTCCCGGTAAAATCAAGATAAAAGCCCGTGTACTTTTTGAAGGGTCGCAAATGCCTTTGTCCGGAGAGATAGAATGGAGTTCCCAAGCAGATGATATCCCACTCGTATATGATGAGGAAGAACTTTCCGCGCTCGGCCAAGTCCAAACGGAATCGATCTCGCTGCCATCTAAAAGCAAGGCGGAAAAAGAAATAGAACGCTTACAAAAAGAACTGAATGCTTTCAAGCTGAAAGAGGTGGAGCAACAACAAACTGATTTCGGGGAAAAACGGTAA